TGAACCGATGAACTCGAATTTTCCCAACCTTTCGCCCACGGACTCGCAGGCTCGTCCCTCCAAAGACGCAGGCGATCGCGCACCGTTGCAATGGAGGGACGAGCCTGCGAGTCCGAAGCCCTCTCAAAAACCAAAACCTTTACAGTCAAACAAAACCGCCCTCCTCGCCCTCCTCGCCGGGCTGGCGTTTGCCGGATTGGTGGCGGCAGGGATCTATCTCGGCTCGCACGGGTTGCGCGACTTCGACCCCGCGCTCACGTGGTATGCGGTGGCCAGTATCCTCGGTGCGTTTGCGGTGGGGTACCGGTTCACGGTGTGGGTGCAGCGGCCGCCTTCGCGGATGTATTTCAAGCGCGGGCTGGAATTGGCGCGGCGATATCCAGGGCTGTTATTCAAGAGCAGTGGCAAAAAAATGGCGGCGCAAACGTTTATCAAGGAACGCAGCTCGTACCGCTGGATCATGCACCTATGCCTGTCAGGGGGCTGCACGCTGGCGTTTGCGGTGACGTTTCCGTTGGTGTTCGGCTGGATCCATTTTGATGTGGGCGCGGTGGACACACTGTATCAAGTGAAGGTGTTCGGCGTGCAGGTGCGCGAGTTCAACGTGCACAGTCTTGAGGCAAAGGTGATGTTTAACCTGCTGAACATCTCCGCGGCACTGGTGATGGTAGGCCTGGTGATGGCCGGTTGGCGGCGCCTCACCAATGCCGGCGTGCGTGCGGTACAGAGTTTCACCGAGGACATCCTGCCGCTACTGATTATTTTCGCCGTCACCGCCACGGGCCTAATGCTGACGGTGAGCTACAGCTTCATGGAAGGCCGCGGGCACGGATTCCTTGTATGGGTGCACCTGCTCACGGTGGTGTCGCTGATCTTTTATATTCCGTTCGGCAAACTCTTTCACATGTTCCAGCGGCTCTGCTCGGTCTGCGTGAGCCTATACAAAAAGGCCGGCGAAGATGGTCCGCAGGCGGACTGCGCGGTGTGCCGCGAGCCCTTTGCCTCGCAAATGCACGTGGATGACCTGAAGGTGGTGCTGGATCAGCTGGGCTTCAACTACCGCTTCGCCACCTCCAAGGGCGAGGTGCATTATCAGGATATTTGCCCCAAATGCCGCCGGCGTTTACTGGCAGTGAATCAGGGGAAAACGATTGGGAGATAAAAACCAATGACCAAGAATCAAGGCCCGAGGAATGACCAAATCCCAATGTCCAATGATGTTGTTAAGCGGATGCCGGTTGCGATGGAGGGACGAGCCTGCGAGTCCGGTGGCGTTAGCGGACTCGCAGGCTCGTCCCTCCATTTTTGCCGCGGATTGGACCTTGGGCATTGGACNNNNNNNNNNNNNNNNNNNNNNNNNNNNNNNNNNNNNNNNNNNNNNNNNNNNNNNNNNNNNNNNNNNNNNNNNNNNNNNNNNNNNNNNNNNNNNNNNNNNNNNNNNNNNCTAACTGAATCCGAGTACATCGACCGCTACGGCCCCACGCCCGCTTATACGCCGGAGGGCGGCTGGGAGATGGGCGAGCCGGATAAGCTGGTGAAAACACACTGCTGTTTCTGCGGCGTGCAATGCGGTATCCAGCTGAAGGTAAAGGAAAACAAGGTCATCGGCTTCGAGCCTTGGGAGGAGTTTCCGGTCAACGAAGGCAAGCTTTGCCCCAAGGGCGTGAAGCGCTACATGCAAAACGAGCATCCCGACCGGCTCAAGGCCCCGCTCATGCGCAGCGAGTCGGGCTTTCGCGAGGCCGATTGGGACGAGGCCTTGAGCAAGACGGTTTCGGAAATCCAGCGCGTGCAGCAGACTTACGGCAAGGACGCAGTCGCCTTTCTCGGGGGCGCCTCGATGACCAATGAGAAGGCATACCTCAACGGCAAATTTGCCCGCGTGGCGTTGGGCACCAGAAACATCGATTACAACGGCCGCCTCTGCATGGTCAGCGCCGGGGCCGCGAACAAGATGGCCTTCGGCATCGATCGCAGCGCCAATCCGTGGGAAGACATCCCGAAAGCCAAGGTGCTCATTCTTGCGGGCACGAATGTCGCTGAGTGTTTCCCGATCCTCACCGACTATATTTGGCGCGCGCGCGACAACGGCGCGAAGATTATCGTCATCGACCCGCGCATCACGCCCATAGCCCGCACGGCCGATCTCTATTTACCCGTGCGCCCGGGCCGCGACAGCGCGCTCGCTCACGGCATCCTGCACGTGATGATTGAGCGTGGCTGGATTGATGAAACGTTCATTGCCGAGCATACCAACGGCTTCGACGAAGTGCGCGAACTGGTGAAGGAATACACGCCCGAGCACACCGAGAAACTCACCGGCGTGCCGGCCAAAAACATCATCGCTGCCGCCGAGCTTTGGGGCACGGCCGAGACCTCGATGCTCCTCCACGCACGCGGCATCGAGCATCACACCAAGGGCGTCGAGAATGTACTCAGCTACATTAACCTCGTGCTCGCCACCGGTCGCATCGGCAAACCCGGCAGCGGCTACGGCACCATCACCGGCCAAGGCAACGGCCAAGGCGGCCGCGAGCATGGCCAGCGCTGCAATCAACTCCCCGGCGGGCGCGACATCAACAACCCCGAGCACCGCAACCATATTGCCGATTTCTGGGGTATCAACGAACCCGACCTGCCCGGCGAAGGCCTCACCGCCTGCGAGATCATCGATGCCATTGAGGAGGGCAAAATCAAGGCCTTGGTTTCGATCAGCTTTAACCCGCTCGTATCCATCCCCGACAGCGCACGCACGCGCGCCGCGCTGGAGAAGCTGGAGCATTTTACTACCATCGATTTTTTCCTGAGCGAAACCGCCCGGCACGCGGACGTCGTATTGGCCGGCTCGTTGCAGGAAGAGGACGAGGGCACCGTGACCACCGGCGAAGGCCGCTGTGTGCGCCTGCGCAACTCCGTGAGCCCCGCCGGCAATGCCCGACTCGATTGGCACATCATTCAGGACCTCGCCCAGCGTCTTGGTGCTGCGGATCATTTTAATTTCGAGAATGCCGGCGAGATTTTCAGCGAACTCACCCGCGCCTCCGCTGGCGGGCCGATTGATTACAGCGGCATGAGCTACGAACGCATCGAAAACGAGATGGGCGTCTTCTGGCCGTGCCCCGCACCGGAACATCCCGGCACGCCGCGCCTGTTCGAGGGCGGGCAATTCGCGCATCCCGACGGGCGCGCGAAATTTCACGCCTTCCCCTACCGCCCGCCCGATGAGGATGTGGACGCGGAGTACCCGATCTTTTTCACCAGCGGACGCGTAGTCTCGCAATACCTTAGCGGCACGCAAACCCGCCGCATCGGGGCGCTCGTCGATCAATATCCCGAGCCCCTGTGCGAGATCCACCCGCGTTTGGCTGAGCGCTTGGGCATTGGCGAAGGCGACCGCGTGCGCGTCAGCACTCGTCGCGGCGACATTGAG
The sequence above is a segment of the Limisphaerales bacterium genome. Coding sequences within it:
- a CDS encoding MFS transporter gives rise to the protein MNSNFPNLSPTDSQARPSKDAGDRAPLQWRDEPASPKPSQKPKPLQSNKTALLALLAGLAFAGLVAAGIYLGSHGLRDFDPALTWYAVASILGAFAVGYRFTVWVQRPPSRMYFKRGLELARRYPGLLFKSSGKKMAAQTFIKERSSYRWIMHLCLSGGCTLAFAVTFPLVFGWIHFDVGAVDTLYQVKVFGVQVREFNVHSLEAKVMFNLLNISAALVMVGLVMAGWRRLTNAGVRAVQSFTEDILPLLIIFAVTATGLMLTVSYSFMEGRGHGFLVWVHLLTVVSLIFYIPFGKLFHMFQRLCSVCVSLYKKAGEDGPQADCAVCREPFASQMHVDDLKVVLDQLGFNYRFATSKGEVHYQDICPKCRRRLLAVNQGKTIGR
- a CDS encoding molybdopterin oxidoreductase family protein produces the protein MDRYGPTPAYTPEGGWEMGEPDKLVKTHCCFCGVQCGIQLKVKENKVIGFEPWEEFPVNEGKLCPKGVKRYMQNEHPDRLKAPLMRSESGFREADWDEALSKTVSEIQRVQQTYGKDAVAFLGGASMTNEKAYLNGKFARVALGTRNIDYNGRLCMVSAGAANKMAFGIDRSANPWEDIPKAKVLILAGTNVAECFPILTDYIWRARDNGAKIIVIDPRITPIARTADLYLPVRPGRDSALAHGILHVMIERGWIDETFIAEHTNGFDEVRELVKEYTPEHTEKLTGVPAKNIIAAAELWGTAETSMLLHARGIEHHTKGVENVLSYINLVLATGRIGKPGSGYGTITGQGNGQGGREHGQRCNQLPGGRDINNPEHRNHIADFWGINEPDLPGEGLTACEIIDAIEEGKIKALVSISFNPLVSIPDSARTRAALEKLEHFTTIDFFLSETARHADVVLAGSLQEEDEGTVTTGEGRCVRLRNSVSPAGNARLDWHIIQDLAQRLGAADHFNFENAGEIFSELTRASAGGPIDYSGMSYERIENEMGVFWPCPAPEHPGTPRLFEGGQFAHPDGRAKFHAFPYRPPDEDVDAEYPIFFTSGRVVSQYLSGTQTRRIGALVDQYPEPLCEIHPRLAERLGIGEGDRVRVSTRRGDIEVPAQIVKSIRPDTVFIPYHWPGKKAANRITNRALDPISKIPEFKVCACKVERAQ